The Candidatus Abyssobacteria bacterium SURF_5 sequence CGATTGTATACACCTGGCCCGCGATCTCCGCGAGGACCGCAGCCTGATACCCCGAGCCGGTGCCGATCTCCAACACCTTCTCGCCGCCCTCCAGCCCCAGAGCTTGCGTCATGTACCCGACAATATACGGCTGCGAGATGGTTTGATCAAGGCCTATCGGCAGCGGACGATTGTCATATGCGGCGGCGCGAAAACGTTTCGGCACGAACTCGTGCCGCGGCACTTTTCTCATCGCCGCCAGCACCTTCGGATCGGAGACCCCCTGCGCGTGGATCTCGTTGATCAATCGATCCCAAAGGATCTGGGTCGCCTGTTCAACCTTCTGTGTTCCGGCGGTGACGGGCGCCGGGTTCTCTGCGCGTTCGGCGCAAGCAAATGGCGCAAGTGCTGCAATTAATGCAAGAATGATGAAAACCCGATACTTGAGCACGGCAGTCCCTCTGTTCTTTTTGATTATAGCATACCGGTATTCTACATTAAAACGAGCGCGTTTTCGG is a genomic window containing:
- a CDS encoding protein-L-isoaspartate(D-aspartate) O-methyltransferase codes for the protein MAALAPFACAERAENPAPVTAGTQKVEQATQILWDRLINEIHAQGVSDPKVLAAMRKVPRHEFVPKRFRAAAYDNRPLPIGLDQTISQPYIVGYMTQALGLEGGEKVLEIGTGSGYQAAVLAEIAGQVYTIEILESLARDAERTLARLGYRNVHVKAGDGYQGWPEHAPFDAIIVTAAPDHIPQPLVEQLKENGRMVIPVGSLYQRIIILTKGPDGVTEQMDLPVRFVPMTGEAQTHGRD